One genomic segment of Fusobacterium nucleatum includes these proteins:
- a CDS encoding SatD family protein — MKRYSALMIDLKKSRSYSIQDRNNIQNSVLNSVNILNKIFKNSIEKEVEFSAGDEIQGLFVSPQSAYLYYRLFSTIIFPIEIHSGIGFGTWDIKVDSASSTAQDGTVYHYARKAIDEAKKSLEYSVLFYSKSKNDIIVNSLINASTLLSSKQSEYQNKLMLLAEILYPIASGDIIEYEKLKELLKFIQFENKENLIIDIDYPVISTQLEKESFYITEGKKRGLSTQISKLLGVSRQSIEKAVKTGNIYELRNLTITILKAMESIEGENL; from the coding sequence TTGAAAAGATATTCTGCATTGATGATAGATTTAAAAAAGTCGCGTTCTTACTCTATTCAAGATAGAAATAATATTCAAAATTCTGTATTAAATAGTGTAAATATTTTAAATAAAATCTTTAAAAATTCTATTGAAAAAGAAGTAGAGTTTAGTGCTGGTGATGAAATACAGGGACTATTTGTATCTCCACAATCTGCTTATTTGTATTATAGACTTTTTTCTACAATTATTTTTCCTATTGAAATACATTCAGGAATAGGTTTTGGAACTTGGGATATAAAAGTGGATAGTGCAAGTAGCACAGCTCAAGATGGGACTGTCTACCACTATGCTAGAAAAGCTATTGATGAAGCTAAAAAATCTTTGGAGTACTCTGTTCTTTTTTATTCAAAAAGTAAAAATGATATTATTGTAAATTCTTTAATTAATGCAAGTACTTTATTATCTTCTAAACAGAGTGAATATCAAAATAAATTAATGTTATTAGCAGAAATTCTATACCCTATTGCTAGTGGAGATATAATTGAATATGAAAAGTTAAAAGAGCTTCTAAAATTTATACAATTTGAAAATAAAGAAAATTTAATAATAGACATTGATTATCCTGTAATTTCAACACAATTAGAGAAAGAAAGTTTTTATATAACAGAAGGGAAAAAAAGGGGTTTATCAACTCAAATTTCAAAATTATTAGGAGTTAGTAGACAAAGTATAGAAAAGGCAGTAAAAACTGGAAATATTTATGAGTTAAGAAATTTAACAATAACTATATTAAAAGCTATGGAAAGTATAGAAGGAGAAAATTTATGA
- a CDS encoding GNAT family N-acetyltransferase, which produces MKVRYAKKSEKEIAIKFWKDSFKDNEEQIKFYFDNIYNEKNYLVLEDNSKIVSSLHENDYIFNFNNESINSKYIVGVSSDITMRNKGYMSKLLISMLENSKKKSMPFVFLTPINPIIYRKFGFEYFSNIEYYNFSVEELANFKLPSNNYSYIEINEENKNLYLNDLIKIYNSNMKNNFCYLERNNFYFDKILKEASSDGMKTFILYKDKKACAYIIFGLYEENIEIRECMALDCISYKEILVLIYGYRDYYKNVSLASPNNSNIEFLFENQLNIEKSVKPFMMLRILNPLSIFKTLKLENSNIKIYIEDKILKENTGLYSLNNEISFSNITEEKASYDLKIDIADLIFLITGYFFIDELIKLGKIDIKNRNIFKKINKIFSKKNSYLYEFI; this is translated from the coding sequence ATGAAAGTTAGATATGCGAAAAAATCTGAAAAAGAAATAGCTATTAAATTTTGGAAAGATAGTTTTAAAGACAATGAAGAACAAATAAAATTTTATTTTGATAATATTTATAATGAGAAAAATTATTTAGTATTAGAAGATAATTCAAAAATAGTTTCTTCACTTCATGAAAATGACTATATTTTTAATTTCAATAATGAGAGTATAAATAGTAAATATATAGTAGGAGTATCTTCTGATATAACTATGAGAAATAAAGGGTACATGTCAAAATTACTTATTTCTATGTTAGAAAATTCTAAGAAAAAGTCTATGCCTTTTGTTTTTTTAACTCCTATCAATCCTATAATTTATAGAAAGTTTGGTTTTGAATATTTTTCTAATATTGAATATTATAATTTCTCAGTTGAGGAATTAGCTAATTTTAAGCTTCCTAGTAACAACTATTCATATATAGAAATAAATGAAGAAAATAAAAATTTATACTTAAATGATTTAATAAAAATATATAATTCTAATATGAAAAATAATTTTTGCTATTTAGAAAGAAATAACTTTTATTTTGATAAAATCTTAAAAGAAGCTAGTAGTGATGGAATGAAAACTTTTATCTTATACAAGGATAAAAAGGCATGTGCATATATTATCTTTGGTTTATATGAAGAGAATATTGAAATTAGAGAATGTATGGCTTTGGATTGCATTTCATATAAAGAAATTTTGGTATTAATCTATGGATATAGAGATTATTATAAAAATGTCAGTCTTGCTAGTCCAAATAATTCAAATATAGAATTTCTTTTTGAAAATCAGTTAAATATAGAAAAGAGTGTTAAACCCTTTATGATGTTGAGAATTTTAAATCCGTTATCTATATTTAAAACTTTAAAATTAGAAAATTCTAATATAAAAATTTATATAGAAGATAAAATTTTAAAAGAAAATACAGGATTATACTCTTTAAATAATGAAATTAGTTTTTCTAATATCACAGAAGAAAAAGCTTCTTATGACTTAAAGATTGATATAGCAGACTTGATATTTTTAATAACAGGATATTTTTTTATTGATGAATTAATAAAATTAGGAAAAATTGATATTAAAAATAGAAATATTTTCAAAAAGATAAATAAAATATTTTCTAAAAAAAATTCCTATCTTTATGAATTTATATAG
- a CDS encoding branched-chain amino acid transporter permease: MNNNLYTFLAIISAGIGMVICRILPYIIFANGKLPKIVKFYEKYLPFSLMAILFCLCLSTVKFSVYPHGFPEILTLLIVGALQFWKKNVILSLFLGTAIYLVIIRYI; this comes from the coding sequence ATGAATAATAATCTTTACACTTTTTTAGCTATTATATCTGCTGGAATTGGAATGGTTATTTGTAGAATATTACCCTATATTATTTTTGCAAATGGAAAGTTACCTAAAATTGTAAAATTTTATGAAAAATATCTTCCTTTTTCATTAATGGCAATTTTATTTTGCCTTTGTTTAAGTACAGTTAAATTTTCTGTCTATCCTCATGGTTTCCCAGAAATTTTAACCTTACTTATAGTTGGTGCTTTACAATTTTGGAAAAAAAATGTAATATTATCATTATTTCTAGGAACTGCAATTTATTTAGTTATCATTAGATATATTTAG
- a CDS encoding DUF3307 domain-containing protein produces the protein MIVAILISVHLLADFLFQTSAYSEKKRKMLKSLLLHCFIYFIVFEIIFFILFQCEKAFIIGLIISVLHFLINYTVNKLEKYFPKRRLQLLFFSLNQLIHIVMIVGMYYILNLENLTNNLYTKLQTYEDFKIIVLYTFVFSIILDPASVFIRKLFTSISPKIYPKTNLKELKAGNIIGKLERIIIAILLLNNQFGVMGFVLTAKSIARFKQMENKDFAEKYLIGTLTSFLIALISVLILKELL, from the coding sequence ATGATAGTTGCTATTTTAATAAGTGTCCATTTACTAGCAGATTTTTTATTCCAAACTTCTGCTTATTCTGAGAAAAAAAGGAAAATGTTAAAATCTTTACTTTTGCATTGCTTTATTTATTTTATAGTTTTTGAAATTATATTCTTTATATTATTTCAATGTGAAAAAGCATTTATAATAGGACTGATTATTTCTGTTTTACATTTTCTAATTAACTATACAGTAAATAAATTAGAAAAATATTTTCCTAAAAGAAGATTGCAACTTTTATTTTTTTCACTTAATCAACTAATTCACATTGTTATGATAGTAGGAATGTATTATATTTTAAATTTAGAAAATTTAACTAATAACCTTTATACAAAATTACAAACTTATGAAGATTTTAAAATAATAGTTCTTTACACTTTTGTTTTTTCTATAATATTAGATCCCGCTTCTGTTTTTATTAGAAAATTATTTACTTCAATTTCTCCTAAAATTTACCCCAAAACAAATTTAAAAGAATTAAAAGCTGGAAATATTATTGGAAAACTTGAAAGAATAATTATTGCCATTCTTTTATTAAATAATCAATTTGGAGTTATGGGTTTTGTTTTGACTGCTAAAAGTATTGCTCGTTTTAAACAAATGGAGAATAAAGATTTTGCAGAGAAATATTTAATTGGAACATTAACAAGTTTCTTAATAGCATTGATAAGTGTCTTAATTTTAAAAGAACTATTGTAA
- a CDS encoding DMT family transporter, with translation MNKKRYFGDLMLFLAAFIWGTAFVAQVTGMDRIGPFTFNMARSIIAIICLGAYLIITKSKLPKDIGVLLQGGLVCGFFIFMGTSLQQIGLQYTTAGKTGFITSFYILIIPFLTMIFLKHKIDLLTWISIIIGFIGLYLLAIPNLSDFTINRGDFIVFLGSFCWGGHILIIDYYSKKVSPVQLSFLQFVMLTILSGICALLFENETATMNNIFLSWKSIAYAGFLSSGIAYTLQMVGQKYTNPIIASLILSLEAVFAALAGYIMLDEVMTSREFLGCSIVFLAIIFSQIPKDIFKKKYVSLKK, from the coding sequence ATGAATAAAAAAAGATATTTTGGTGATCTAATGTTATTTTTAGCAGCATTTATATGGGGAACTGCTTTTGTCGCCCAAGTTACAGGTATGGACAGGATAGGACCTTTTACTTTCAATATGGCTCGTTCTATTATTGCAATTATATGTTTAGGTGCTTATTTAATTATTACTAAATCTAAATTACCAAAAGATATTGGAGTTTTATTACAAGGTGGCTTAGTTTGTGGATTTTTTATATTTATGGGGACTTCTCTACAACAAATCGGTTTACAATATACAACAGCAGGTAAAACTGGCTTTATAACTTCATTTTATATTTTAATTATTCCTTTTTTAACTATGATTTTCTTAAAACATAAAATTGATTTATTAACTTGGATAAGTATAATTATAGGTTTTATTGGACTCTATTTACTTGCTATTCCAAATCTAAGTGATTTTACGATAAATAGAGGAGATTTTATAGTTTTTCTAGGTTCATTTTGTTGGGGAGGGCATATTTTAATTATAGATTATTATTCTAAAAAAGTTAGCCCTGTTCAATTATCATTTTTGCAATTTGTTATGTTAACTATTTTATCTGGAATATGTGCCTTATTATTCGAAAATGAAACTGCAACAATGAATAATATTTTTCTTTCTTGGAAGTCTATTGCTTATGCAGGATTTTTATCATCAGGAATAGCATATACTTTACAAATGGTAGGACAAAAATATACAAATCCAATAATTGCCTCTTTAATTTTAAGTTTAGAAGCCGTTTTTGCTGCTCTTGCAGGATATATTATGCTTGATGAAGTTATGACTTCAAGAGAATTTTTAGGTTGTTCTATTGTATTTTTAGCAATAATATTTTCTCAAATTCCTAAGGATATATTTAAGAAAAAATATGTGAGCTTAAAAAAATAA
- a CDS encoding CvfB family protein: MIKVGKRQKLVINNFSSVGAYLFAGTDDDKDNILLPNNELEGKDLKEGDEVEVLIYRDSEDRLIATFRKTEALVGTLAKLEVVDDNPKLGAFLDWGLNKDLMLPNSQKETKVEIGKKYLVGLYEDSKGRVSATMKIYKFLMPSNDIKKGDIVNATVYRINDEIGVFVAVEDRYFGLIPKSECFEKYSVGDELTLRVTRVREDKKLDLSPRKLLSDQMESDAELVLGKMRLLKEHFRFNDNSSAEDIKDYFGISKKAFKRAIGSLLKNGLIEKNGDYFILKK, from the coding sequence ATGATAAAAGTTGGTAAAAGGCAAAAATTGGTTATAAATAATTTTTCAAGTGTAGGAGCATATTTATTTGCTGGAACAGATGATGACAAGGATAATATTCTTCTTCCTAATAATGAACTTGAAGGAAAAGATTTAAAAGAAGGAGATGAAGTAGAAGTCCTAATTTACAGAGATAGTGAAGATAGACTTATTGCTACATTTAGAAAAACAGAAGCACTTGTTGGAACTCTTGCAAAATTAGAAGTAGTTGATGATAATCCAAAATTAGGAGCTTTTTTAGATTGGGGACTTAACAAAGATTTAATGTTACCTAATTCTCAAAAAGAAACTAAGGTTGAAATAGGTAAAAAATATTTAGTTGGACTTTATGAAGATAGTAAAGGTAGAGTATCTGCCACAATGAAAATATATAAATTCTTAATGCCTTCAAATGATATAAAAAAAGGTGATATTGTCAATGCAACAGTTTATAGAATAAATGATGAGATTGGAGTTTTTGTTGCAGTTGAAGATAGATATTTTGGTTTAATTCCTAAAAGTGAATGTTTTGAAAAATATTCTGTTGGAGATGAATTGACTTTAAGAGTTACAAGGGTTAGAGAAGATAAAAAACTAGATTTAAGTCCTAGAAAACTTTTATCAGACCAAATGGAAAGTGATGCAGAACTTGTACTTGGAAAAATGAGACTTTTAAAAGAACATTTTCGTTTCAATGATAATAGTTCAGCAGAAGATATCAAAGATTATTTTGGTATAAGTAAAAAAGCATTTAAAAGAGCTATTGGTAGTCTTTTAAAAAATGGTTTGATTGAGAAAAATGGAGATTATTTTATATTGAAAAAATAA